GGCGATGTCGTCGGGATTCTCGCAAAGTAATTCGGCCAAATGCGGTATTGCGGACTCGATGAAAGCCTTGTTCGATCCCATCAAACGAGCAAGCGAGACGTTTCGATCGTAAATCTTGATATCGAAGCCCTTGCCAAGCAGCGTCTCGACCAGTTCGACGACCGGGCTTTCGCGCATGTCGTCCGTACCTGCTTTGAACGCGAGTCCCAAAACTCCGATCTTCTTTTTGCCGAAAGACTGCACGGCTTTGAAGGCACGCTTGACGCTCTCTAAATTCGAAGACATCAGCGAGTAAAGCAGCGGTGTTTCGAGGTTGTTTTGACGGGCGCAGGCCGTGAGTGCACGGACATCCTTGGGAAGACACGATCCGCCAAACGCGAAACCGGGTTTTAGATAGTAAGGCGAGAGATTGAGTTTCGTATCCGTGCAAAAGATTTCCATGACACGGTGGCTGTCGACGCCGACCGATTTGGCGATTGCGCCAATCTCGTTGCCGAATACGACTTTCACGGCATGGAAGTTGTTGTCGGCATATTTGACGAGTTCGGCTTCTTCGATTTTTGTGTAGTGAAAGGCACCGGGCAAGCCTTCATAGAGCGCCGCGACTTGCTTTGCGGCCACGTCGTGCTCGGCGCCGATGACGGTTTTAGGCGGATCGAAGAAGTCGCGAACGGCCGTCCCTTCGCGCAAGAACTCCGGATTGTAGGCGACGTAAAAACCGCTCCCTTCACCTTTGCCGGAGAATTTCTCGAGGCGCGGAAGGAGTTCTTTGCGAGTCGTGCCGGGCAGCAAAGTGCTGCGCACCACAACCGTGTGCGGGCGATCCAAAGTTTTGATGGTTTCGCCGATTTGCTCGCAAACACGCCGGGCATACTCGGTGTTCAAGGCGCCCGAGGGAAGCGACGGAGTGCCAACACAGATCAGGGATATTTCCGTGTTGCGCACCGCTTCTTCGATGGACATTGTGGCATTCAATCTTCCGGCTGCCCGGTGTTTTGCGATCAGTTCCGGAAGTTCTTTCTCGACAATCGGACTCTTTCCTTCGAGGAGGAAGTTCACTTTTGTGGAGTCCACATCGATGCCCCAGACTTCGTGTCCGGATTCGCACAAACACGCGGCGGATACGCAGCCGACATAGCCGAGGCCAAATACGCTTATCTTCATGTAACTCTAATCAAAAATTTGATTTGTATAGACCATAAGTGTAACGAAACTCTTGGAATTGTGCAAACATCGCGGCAGGAAGATTGTGCTTGTCGGTGCTTGCCTGTTGGGCGTTGTTTCTAATCAAACGTTCAACAGATGTGTCTTGATATTTCAGTAGTTTAGGCTTATCTTGAAGAACAGGAGGCACAATTTGAATACGAAGACCAAACTCCGCATCATGCGGGAAAAACTAAAGAGTGCGGGCATTCATGCCTACCTCGTCCCCAGCTCCGATCCTCATAACAGTGAGTATACACCGGAACGCTGGCAAAGGCGAGCCTATATCAGCGGATTCACCGGGTCTGCCGGTGAGATTTGTATTACGACAAAATCTGCGGCGCTGTGGACGGATTCGCGTTATTTTCTTCAAGCTGAGCGCGAACTTTCAGGTTCGGGCGTCAAACTGATGAAGATTGGCGTGCCGGGTACGCCGGGACTGACTCAATGGCTCACGTCGCAACTGCCGAAGAACGGCAAGGTCGGCGTAAATCCTCAAGTAGTCTCGCGGCAACGATTTCTGGACTTGCAGAAAGAGTTTTCCGAAGCTGGACTGCAGCTTGTTCCGGTCGCTCGCGACCTTGTGGACGCCGTATGGGAAAACCCGCCTGCAATTTCTTCTCTTGCGCTTGAAGTTCATGAGCTGAAGTATGCGGGCGAGTCCGTCGCCTCAAAATTGAAGAGCGTACGCAGAGAAATGAAAGCTCACGGCGCGACGGCACATGTGCTCAACGAGTTGGACGCGATCGCGTGGCTGCTCAATTTGCGTGGGCGGGACGTGGAATACAATCCCGTCTTCGTTTCGTACGCAATCATCAAGGAAAAGACCGCTCATCTCTACGTCGATTTGGGAAAGGTGACGCCAGCAGTCCGCAAACACCTCGGCAAGCACGTTCAGGTTCATCGCTACGACAGTTTCGGTGACGCGATGAAGAAACTCGGCAAAAGCCGGGGCAAAGTATGGGTTCACGACGCGACGGCATCGCAATGGATGTACTCGCTGTTGGGAAAAGCGCAACTCGTGACCGAGCGTTCTCCAATTACGCTGCTCAAGGCCATGAAACTGCCGGCGCAAATTCGCGGCATACGTTCCGCGCATATTCGCGACGGAGTGGCGATGGTGAAGTTTCTTTCGTGGATTGACGCAAATATCGGCAAGATACCGATGAGCGAATTGTCTCTCGAAGTCGAGTTGGAACGTGCTCGGTCGGCAAGCTCGCTATATCGTGGTCCGAGTTTCTCTCCGATTATCGGCTATGCGGCCAATGGAGCGGTGGTGCACTACCGCGCCGTTCAAGCAACCAGCAAGCAAATCAAAGCCCGCGGTTTGATGGTTGTGGATTCGGGCGGACAGTACCCGGACGGGACGACGGATATCACACGAGTGGTTCCCTGCGGCAAACCGACCCGCGAGCAGAAAGAGAATTTCACGCGCGTCCTTAAAGGCCATATCGCGATTGCGACCACTCCGTTCCCGATTGGAACGCGAGCCGTGCAACTGGACACCCTTGCCCGCAAGTCGCTTTGGATGGCCGGACTTAATTATGGACACGGGACAGGGCACGGGATCGGGCACTTTCTGTGCGTTCATGAAGGACCCGCCTCGATAGCCATTCGATTCCCCAACGAAGTTTTGCGGCCCGGGATGGTTCTTTCCAACGAACCGGGTTACTACAAGAATGGGGAATACGGAATTCGAATTGAGAATCTCGTCTACGTCACTCAAGACATGGACAGGCCGGGATTCCTGACGTTCAAGAACTTGACATTTTGTCCAATCGATCGTCGATTGGTCGAAGTGAAGTACCTGACGGATTTTGAGCGAAAGTACCTGAACGACTATCACGCGGAAGTGCGCAAAGTTCTTGCACCCAAGTTGCGCGGCGCGGCGAAGGCATGGCTATTGAAGATGACGAAGCCGCTCTAAACTCGAAATAAGTGAATCGCAAAACGGGACTCAATTTGAGTCCCGTTTTCTTTTTCTGTAAATGATAACCCGCTCGGAGAGTTTTAAAATGTCAAGATCGAATATCTCTGCAATCCATCTGATAGTGCGTTCCGTGTAGAACACCACGTGGGTAGGGTCTTGCGCATACCACCACGTCGAAACATCGGCGTCGCTGGGAAGCAGCAGCGTCATCACGCCGAGCACTCCACCGGGTTCCAGCATTTCAGCTAGCTTCTTCCACTCTCCGCGCGGTTCGCGAAAATGCTCCGCCGTTTCACAGCAGACGATTCCATCATAACGGCGTTGCAGCACATTTTTGTCATCCGCGAAGAAAGGATCGTAGATCGAAACGGTGTGGCCGGATTCCCGCAGCAGCATCGCCAATACCGGTTCCGGCCCGCTGCCGTAATCAAGCACGTTTGCGCCCGCGCGAAGCTGGCTTTCAAACGGTTCGGCAAGGTTTTGCAGAAATCCTACATAGCGTTCGTCTTCGCGCGAATTATTGTGCTGTTCGTAGCGTGCCCTTTCGGCTTCCGCGGAAAGATGTTCATCCGGGTGCACAAACGCCAACCCGCAGGAGTTGCAACTTGCTCCAAGCCGCGTCGAAATCCGGCGCGGATTGAGTGCAGCAGTTTCGTTGCAGAGCGGGCAGGTCATGAAGTCAGTACAGTCTACTTCATCAACACAAGTTTCGTGATACGAGTCTCCTCGTGGTGCGTAATTCTGGCAAAGTAGGTGCCAGACGGCAGACTCGCACCTGAGAACTCGAGCACGTGAGAACCTGCGGAATACAATTCGTCGGCAAGCATCTCAACAAGCCGTCCAGTGATATCGTAGATGCCTAATTTGACATGGCCGTCCTGCGGGAGATCGAACTGTACACGCGCAGCCGGATTGAACGGATTTGGATAGGCTGCCAAAGAAACCTCATTGGGCAAAGCAGACGGTGATTCCACATCGCTCGCATAGTCGATTCTAAACTGCCAAGTGCCGCTTGAAGTCGAGACCGTGTCCGTACCGTCTGTTGCGTCAACGTACCAATCAATAAATGACGATTCGTCCAACCTGTCGAGGGGCACGTCGATTTCAAGGTTGTAAAAGGTATCTGCCAGCATGCCGTTGGGATTTTGCAGAAAGGCTGTACCTCCGTTGAGTTCGGCATGGAAAAGATACGTGACCTGGTCCATATTGAGATCGCGGGCAGCGTGCCACGTACAGGTTAACGGGAAAACTTCCTGCAAATTGATGATTGCGCCGTCGGCAGGTTCTGCAAGTTCAAAGGGATCGGGTGGGATGTTTGTGGGGTCGGGCGTGGTTTTCAGAACCCATCCGTCGTTGCCCGCACCCGCAATGTTCGATGCGCCGCAGAAGACATAGCCCAAGTCTCCGCCCTGCACAATGTCCCACAGGAACTGCCAACGCGAGTTGCCGAACGTCTGGCTGAACAATGTATCTCCCGCGGAGTTTACACGCAATAGCCAGCCATCGACGTTGCCGGCACCGAACGAAAGTGTATTGCAGATCATGGCAAAACCGGAATAGACAGGCACAATCGCGTAAGCCGCATCATCATCCGCCCCGCCGATCGTGCGCGACCAGAGCGAATCTCCCGTCGCGCTGATTTTCATCAAGAACACGTCGCCAATAAAATCATCAGCCGGGACAATCGTTCCGCACAGCATATATCCGCCCTCAGGATCAACGGCGACGTCAAAGAAATCTTCGTCATCCGGACCGCCGTAATAGTATCCCCACAGCGAATCACCGTTCGCATCCAGTTTCATCACGAGACCTTGCAGATTTCCAACCAATGGGTCCCAATAGTCACCGACAAGAATAAATCCGCCGTCCACGTCCTGCGCAGCTTCCCATACATAGTCACTCCATTCACGGCCATAAATCTTAGAATCAAGACTGTCACCGTCTTCAGAGATTTTCAGCGCATGAAATTGAGTTTGCCCACCTTCCGTTGTTTGACCGAAAACCCAATAGCCGCCGCCGGACGCGGGAAAAATAGCTTCGGACGCGTCTGCCGAAGCGTCGGCCCCGATGATCGACGTCCAGAGCGAGTCTCCGTTTTGGTCTAATTTAACAATATACTTCTTTGTGGCACCTGGTTGATTGGGAATTCTGGTTTGGCCCGCGAACACGAGTGTCCCGTCGTTTCCTTCAGTGACGGCTCGGAACCACCCTAACCCCAATCCACGAAAACCGTTGACCCATTGGGTGGCGCCGTCTGGAGATAATTTGTAGGCTCCGTTAATAATTCTGGAGGAGTCGGGGTCCATCACTCCACCCGCGAGGACTACTGAACCATCGTTCATCGCGAGTGCCTCGTAAATCGTTTCCGACTCATGGCTCTGGCCCGGAAAAACAGTCCATAAGGTATCAACTGACTGCGCCACCGCAAAGGATGACAGGGCCAAGACAATTAGCGTACGAATCAAAAGGGTCATCATTTCTCCGGTATTATTCACAAAACAACACGTAATTTACTGAACCTGACTCGGAATGTCAACAATTTCAATGTGTTTTAGAATTCCGTGGTTTCCGACAAAAAGAAAGCGGCGCATGCTGCGCCGCTCTTGAGCGGATGACGGGACTCGAACCCGCAACCTCCAGCTTGGGAAGCTGACACTCTACCATTGAGTTACATCCGCAAGACTTCCCGAATTTACACATTCTCCACTAATTATCAAAGTCTGCCGCGAGCGTCGGGTGGTCGCGCAAATCTATGCTGCAAGTCGTTGAATTCAATTTGATCGAAGTTATTTGAAACCTTTTCGGGTGTTCATATGACTAACTAAGTAGGGCACGCTGTAGACGGAAGCGTTAGCCGGGTTACCCGCCTGAAGATATCCGTCAAAGACAGAATCGCGGTGATAAGCGAATCTCTCGCACCGCAAGGAGTACCCTATGAAAGCTCTTTGGAAATACCTTCCGCTGTTGCTGCTTGTGGGCTGTTCCGCCGACATGGCGACTCAACCCACCGCCCCGGACAATGCAACTGTACAGGCTCAGTATCCGAACGAAAAGGACGTTCCCATCATGGATATCGAGCCCGGTGATCCGTTGTGTGAAACGAACAACACGGGTTTTGCGGAGCTCACGAATCCGTGCCGGCATGCAATCACGTGCGTAATCGGGAATCAGTATTCGTTCGTCGTAAATCCGGGTGAAACGATCACAGAAGTAATCATCACCGGAGCGCACGAAATTCAATGGTGGGGCGGCTGCCAAGGACACTACACGGCACCTTTGTTGATTTCAAAGTGCAAAACGACGACTTCGCGATTTGAGCAAGCGAAGGCTAACCGAAACCCGGCAATTCAATAGCACGATCAAATGGTAGAGAGCGGCGAGTGCCGCTCTTTGTTTATTTCGGCACGTACGTATTCAAAAACTCCGCGGTCTTGGTGTAGGCGTCGAGTTTATTTTCCGTTTTGCGCAGGCCGTGGCCTTCATCGGCATAACGCAAATACTCGACGATTCCGTCGCGGTTCTTGATGGACTCCACGATTTGATCCGCCTCCGATTGCGGCACGCGCGGATCATTAGCGCCCTGTATAACAAGCAGCGGCGCTTTTATTTTGTCCGCATGATTCAAGGGTGAAATCTCTTCAAGGAACTCGCGGTCGTCCGCAAGAGAGCCATACTCTGCCTCCCGCAGCGCACGGCGGTATTTTCCAGTGTTTTCAAGGAAGGACACGAAGTTCGATATGCCGACGATGTCGATTCCCGCGGCAAACAGATCCGGGTAGTTTGTCAGCCCGGCCAGCACCATGAAACCGCCGTAGCTTCCGCCAAGCAAAACAATCTTCTTTTTGTCGATGCCTTTTTGCTTTGCGAGCCATTTTGCCGCATATTCAATATCCTTGACGGAGTCCATGCGCTTGCGAACATTATCCAACGCAATATATTCCCGCCCGAAACCGGCAGAACCTCGGACATTGGGCTCAAGAATCGCGTACCCTTTGTAGAGGAAATACTGAAAAAGTCCGCTCAGATCTGGCCGCGCTTGACTCTCAGGTCCGCCATGAATGGAGACGATCACAGGCGTTTTGTCCGACATCTCGTGCGGCTTGTAGAAAAACGCGGGGATCATTCGCTTGTCAAATGTCTCGTACTCAATCAGTTCGGGCGTGACAAATATCTCGGTCGGAACACCGCCTGTAGCAGAATATGTCAAACGTGACATCAGATCCAAACGAGTTTCGTAAACCCAAACGTCAAAAGGCTTGTTCGCTGAACCATAAGTGATGGCGATGAAGCGGGAATCAGGTGAGAACGACATATCGCGAATGATACCTTCCGGCAACCTGTATGCACCGACGCGCTTGTCTTTGGCGACGTTTACATAGGTAAACTCGGAAAGTCCTTTCGCATTTTTCGCAAAAGCGTAGCCGGTGCCGTCAGGCGAAACCGAAAGCACATCGATATCGGCATCGGGCGTTTCCAGCCACGACCACATCTGCGTACTCAAATTGTACTTGGCAACACCGACAAAGTCACGATCACGATTGGTCAAGACGTAAAAACTACTGCCAGCTTCGTCAAACTGAGGTTGATCATAGTAAACGTCGCCTTCATGCTCCGTCAGTACGGTGGTCTCTCCGGACTCGCGGTCAAACAACAAGATGTCGGTATTGACATTTGAATGCCACTTCAGAATTAGCAAGTAACGGCCGTCCAGCGAATAATCCTGTGCCGTATTGTCTCCGTCGCCTTGAAAAATCATAACCGGTTCGCGGTCGTCGATGTGATGGTCGTAGATATCAAAATCAACGCCATTTCGTTTGTTTGACGAATAGCTAAATCTCATCCCGTCGGGTGACCAGCAGCCAAAACGATAGATCGCGTCGTCATCTACAGACGTTAGCGGCATCAGCGGCGTGTAGCCAGGAGTCATCATATAGAGCTTGGAGCGCTCGTTGCCGCCGCGCGATGCCGCGACTATGACTTGAGCAGGGCTCTTGGGGGACCACCAAACACCATCCACGCCATCCGATTCGAAAGTCACCTGCTTCGGCGCTTTGAGCCTGTCTCCGGAAATCCACACTTGCGGTTCGCCGCTAATGTTGGAAATGTATGCAACTTCGGTACCTTGCGGATTATAAGAAGGTCGAGTCGCATACTGCACATTGAGAAACTGGGATAACGTGAACTCCTGAGCGAAAGAGTTTGCACTCAGCAGCAGCAGCAGAACGATTTTGAGACTGAAACGAATCATGTGATTTGTGGTTGTATTTTGCTATTCCAAAATTCGAGGACTTGGTCACGCAGATCAGCCAAAGAGCCGTCGTTATGGATTACGAAATCCGCGCCTTCGATCTTCCGTTCGTCGGAAAGCTGGGAGCCGCGGCGCAGTTGAAAATCTTCGCGCGAAAATCTGTGATGTGACCGCTCGAATGCTGCTTCCTCGGACGACACGACCGTCAAGACAAGATCAAAGCGATCTTGAATATTCCATTCGAAAATCAGTGCGGCATCGAAGACCGCAACGGTTCTCACCGCTCGTTGCGCGAACTCTTCCCATCTGCGGAGAATTCCCGGAAAAGTAAGATCGGTCAACCAACGACTAAGCTCTTTGCTGGCAAAGACTCTTTTCGCAATCAAGCCGCGGTCCAAAACGCCGCGAGCGTCACAAACGTCTGAACCCAGTTTCACGACGAGTTCATTCCGTACGGCCTCATCTTCTTCAAGCACTGCCCGTCCGAATTCATCTCCGGAAACTACGCCCGCTCCGAGATTTCTCAGCAAGTCCGCGACTGTAGATTTGCCCGATCCGATGCCGCCCGTAAGTGCAACCGTAATTCGCTTCAACGTGCCACCGCAATCTTGCCCGCAACTTTGTCGCCGTTCGACTCTATCGTGTAGATGTACACACCAGACGATACGGCATCGCCGGAGTCATTTCGTAAATCCCATTCCGCAAATCCCGTCGCACCGTTGTGTTCGATTTTCCTTAGCAATGCGCCGTCAATTGAAAAGATTCTGATCGTGGCGGTGGTTGGCAGCGCGGCGAAGTAAACGCCATTCCCTCCAGCGGCACCCCTCCCTTTGAACGGATTCGGATAGACGTATGCGTCGTCGATATTCTGTGCACTTTCAGAAATCAGCAAGCTCGACGCAGCGAATGGATTACCGCTTTGCGCAGTCAACTCAGAAATCTCGATGCGAACTTCCACTCCGACCGCGCCGACGGGATAACGGGAGTCCAACTCAATTTCCACAATCTTGTGCGCGTCATCGACAAAACCGACGAGAGCAACTTGCGAAGGAAGTGCTCCGCGACGAGGGTCGAGGGTTTGGTAACTCGCAGCGCTCGCAGCGGCATCTTGCATCGGCTCGGAATATTCAATTTGCAAAATGTGGCCGACCGGTGCGTCTACCAATGTATGGCTCGCAATGTAGACTTCTCGATCAGGAGAAGATTCGACGACAAAATGTACAAGCTGCTCCGACGACGGCAAAGGCGTGCCCTGCGCGTCGCGCAGATTTCTCAACATCAAGTCATAGGTTCCGGGCGCAAACGGATCATCAAACACGAGTTGAAATTGTCTCGAGCCTCGGGATTCGGCAATAACCGCGGGCATCGAACCGTCGCCGAGTCTCCAGTTTCCCTGGACAAAGGCCGACGGGCCCATTGGTTCGCTAAAGTCTACGGCGATTGCTTTTGGCGCCACCACTTGCGCCGTATCCTCGGTAATCGGCGGAGTGTTCGCCGTCAAAGCTATTTCATTTGAGGGCGCACTGTAGGGTTGCACAAACGTCGTATCATAGGAAACTACAATGAAGTGTTTTTCAACGTCCAACGGAGCTTCGGTCCAAACATACGACGTATCGGCGGTGGTTTGAAGCAGCGTTTGGTTGCCAGTTTCGGTCAAATAGAGATCGTAGTGCATTGCGCCGGGAACAACCGACCACGTCAGTACGACGCTCGTTTCATTCAGGGGATTGCCTGACAGCACAGGGGGAAACGGCGCATCGGAAGCAGCGATTGCATTCTCGATTCTCAAATGTCTCGATCCGTCCGACATTAGAAATTCGTTGATACCGTTCCCGTTAAAATCATAGGCGACCAAAGCGCCTGCCTTTGAAGGGAAGTAATACCAATTTGGAAGATACCTTCCGGACGTTTCATCTTTTGAGAAAACGTACAAGTCCGGAAAGGCCGAGATCAACAGCTCGCCGCAACCGTCTGCATTCACATCTGCAATGTTGACGGATGCCGGGTTGAGCGTTACATTTTCATTTCCAAGAATCGCTATGCTGTCGACGACGGCAAGACTGTTGTCGCCATCTGATTCGAAAATGAAATAGTCCCAACCGAGTTTTAGCCGTTGGCTTTCGGAGGACGCACCGGCATTTGACCGGCAGCCGGCGACGAGTTCTTGTTCGCCGTCGCAATCGATGTCTCCGCGGGCCATCCACGTCGTGGCGTCGTTTTGCGGCATGCGGTACGACCAAACTTGCGAAAGTTCTGATCCCGTCCATTCGCACCAGATCACGTCACCGTCGTAATCACCGTAGAAGATATCCAGTTTGCCGTCTCGATCAATGTCGCCGACTGCGGCGCCCGGAGGCCCCATAGTGTTGGATCCTGCGGTCAAATTCGGAAGTGTATCCCGAATCGTGAGCGTGAATTGCGGATCGACTTCAAACAGTGCGAGTCTCGAGGAACTTCCGAATTTCGCACGTGCGAGAATGTCTTGGCGGCCGGTCGTGCTGTCTACGGTAACATAGCGGCTAATCAGGAACTCCGGAAAAAGATCCGGACTTTCGAAGACAATATTGTTATGCACGCCGCACGCTTCGGATTGCTCCCAAATACGGCTTTCGAGGAACCTGCGCGCGCCCATTTCCATCAAGCCGTTGCCATTGGCATCACCGTAGCACTGCGGAATGTGCGGGCCGTATGTATTTTCAGTTTCGACGAAGTCAGCGCCGTTCCATTCGTATGGCTCAAGTGTATCCACGATATTAAACTCATCTACGGGCAGCAGCCAAACTTCTTCCCTGCCGTCGCAATCATAGTCGCTGACAAAATTCCCCAAAATTCCGTGCGGCAACGTGGTGTTGTTTGGGTAGAACAAGTAGGGCAAAATAGTGCTTTGTGAAGACGAATAGTCGAACGATTCACTGCGGACGGACTCGCCGATCAAGTTTGTAAGCTGCAATACGGCCTGCCAATCGCCTTGGTACCTTGACTGCGATATTACGGCTACATGTTCGTAATTGACATAGCCGAAATCTTCACGGATGGAATCGCCTGAGCTGTTGGTCATCAAAAGGGACGCGCGGCAGATTTGATTACTCCATGCCGTTATTTGCTGGC
This region of Calditrichota bacterium genomic DNA includes:
- a CDS encoding nucleotide sugar dehydrogenase, whose product is MKISVFGLGYVGCVSAACLCESGHEVWGIDVDSTKVNFLLEGKSPIVEKELPELIAKHRAAGRLNATMSIEEAVRNTEISLICVGTPSLPSGALNTEYARRVCEQIGETIKTLDRPHTVVVRSTLLPGTTRKELLPRLEKFSGKGEGSGFYVAYNPEFLREGTAVRDFFDPPKTVIGAEHDVAAKQVAALYEGLPGAFHYTKIEEAELVKYADNNFHAVKVVFGNEIGAIAKSVGVDSHRVMEIFCTDTKLNLSPYYLKPGFAFGGSCLPKDVRALTACARQNNLETPLLYSLMSSNLESVKRAFKAVQSFGKKKIGVLGLAFKAGTDDMRESPVVELVETLLGKGFDIKIYDRNVSLARLMGSNKAFIESAIPHLAELLCENPDDIAAHSEVVMVTYNDAEFGPVLQKLTRQQIVYDLARVPDSDKIHAEYHGVCW
- a CDS encoding aminopeptidase P family protein, whose product is MNTKTKLRIMREKLKSAGIHAYLVPSSDPHNSEYTPERWQRRAYISGFTGSAGEICITTKSAALWTDSRYFLQAERELSGSGVKLMKIGVPGTPGLTQWLTSQLPKNGKVGVNPQVVSRQRFLDLQKEFSEAGLQLVPVARDLVDAVWENPPAISSLALEVHELKYAGESVASKLKSVRREMKAHGATAHVLNELDAIAWLLNLRGRDVEYNPVFVSYAIIKEKTAHLYVDLGKVTPAVRKHLGKHVQVHRYDSFGDAMKKLGKSRGKVWVHDATASQWMYSLLGKAQLVTERSPITLLKAMKLPAQIRGIRSAHIRDGVAMVKFLSWIDANIGKIPMSELSLEVELERARSASSLYRGPSFSPIIGYAANGAVVHYRAVQATSKQIKARGLMVVDSGGQYPDGTTDITRVVPCGKPTREQKENFTRVLKGHIAIATTPFPIGTRAVQLDTLARKSLWMAGLNYGHGTGHGIGHFLCVHEGPASIAIRFPNEVLRPGMVLSNEPGYYKNGEYGIRIENLVYVTQDMDRPGFLTFKNLTFCPIDRRLVEVKYLTDFERKYLNDYHAEVRKVLAPKLRGAAKAWLLKMTKPL
- a CDS encoding class I SAM-dependent methyltransferase; its protein translation is MTCPLCNETAALNPRRISTRLGASCNSCGLAFVHPDEHLSAEAERARYEQHNNSREDERYVGFLQNLAEPFESQLRAGANVLDYGSGPEPVLAMLLRESGHTVSIYDPFFADDKNVLQRRYDGIVCCETAEHFREPRGEWKKLAEMLEPGGVLGVMTLLLPSDADVSTWWYAQDPTHVVFYTERTIRWIAEIFDLDILKLSERVIIYRKRKRDSN
- a CDS encoding T9SS type A sorting domain-containing protein, with translation MMTLLIRTLIVLALSSFAVAQSVDTLWTVFPGQSHESETIYEALAMNDGSVVLAGGVMDPDSSRIINGAYKLSPDGATQWVNGFRGLGLGWFRAVTEGNDGTLVFAGQTRIPNQPGATKKYIVKLDQNGDSLWTSIIGADASADASEAIFPASGGGYWVFGQTTEGGQTQFHALKISEDGDSLDSKIYGREWSDYVWEAAQDVDGGFILVGDYWDPLVGNLQGLVMKLDANGDSLWGYYYGGPDDEDFFDVAVDPEGGYMLCGTIVPADDFIGDVFLMKISATGDSLWSRTIGGADDDAAYAIVPVYSGFAMICNTLSFGAGNVDGWLLRVNSAGDTLFSQTFGNSRWQFLWDIVQGGDLGYVFCGASNIAGAGNDGWVLKTTPDPTNIPPDPFELAEPADGAIINLQEVFPLTCTWHAARDLNMDQVTYLFHAELNGGTAFLQNPNGMLADTFYNLEIDVPLDRLDESSFIDWYVDATDGTDTVSTSSGTWQFRIDYASDVESPSALPNEVSLAAYPNPFNPAARVQFDLPQDGHVKLGIYDITGRLVEMLADELYSAGSHVLEFSGASLPSGTYFARITHHEETRITKLVLMK
- a CDS encoding S9 family peptidase, translated to MIRFSLKIVLLLLLSANSFAQEFTLSQFLNVQYATRPSYNPQGTEVAYISNISGEPQVWISGDRLKAPKQVTFESDGVDGVWWSPKSPAQVIVAASRGGNERSKLYMMTPGYTPLMPLTSVDDDAIYRFGCWSPDGMRFSYSSNKRNGVDFDIYDHHIDDREPVMIFQGDGDNTAQDYSLDGRYLLILKWHSNVNTDILLFDRESGETTVLTEHEGDVYYDQPQFDEAGSSFYVLTNRDRDFVGVAKYNLSTQMWSWLETPDADIDVLSVSPDGTGYAFAKNAKGLSEFTYVNVAKDKRVGAYRLPEGIIRDMSFSPDSRFIAITYGSANKPFDVWVYETRLDLMSRLTYSATGGVPTEIFVTPELIEYETFDKRMIPAFFYKPHEMSDKTPVIVSIHGGPESQARPDLSGLFQYFLYKGYAILEPNVRGSAGFGREYIALDNVRKRMDSVKDIEYAAKWLAKQKGIDKKKIVLLGGSYGGFMVLAGLTNYPDLFAAGIDIVGISNFVSFLENTGKYRRALREAEYGSLADDREFLEEISPLNHADKIKAPLLVIQGANDPRVPQSEADQIVESIKNRDGIVEYLRYADEGHGLRKTENKLDAYTKTAEFLNTYVPK
- the coaE gene encoding dephospho-CoA kinase (Dephospho-CoA kinase (CoaE) performs the final step in coenzyme A biosynthesis.) — protein: MKRITVALTGGIGSGKSTVADLLRNLGAGVVSGDEFGRAVLEEDEAVRNELVVKLGSDVCDARGVLDRGLIAKRVFASKELSRWLTDLTFPGILRRWEEFAQRAVRTVAVFDAALIFEWNIQDRFDLVLTVVSSEEAAFERSHHRFSREDFQLRRGSQLSDERKIEGADFVIHNDGSLADLRDQVLEFWNSKIQPQIT
- a CDS encoding S8 family serine peptidase: MSALFALLLSLFTVSVALADYSPDVLFVKTRGQVRVSTLDGMLQTSSPALNDLLAANASGTLPFSVYSTLARSLNRVVELQLPQGSDLQKIAAALRSDSEIEWVAFNNRYSTVQSLDDPYVPNDEGWSDAWWLRRISADLAWEITRGDPSVLIGIIDTGVDHTHRDLRDNIWHNPGEIPDNGVDDDQNGFIDDVIGWDFVDAPSLPAGGDYLERDNDPMDDFGHGTYVSGCAAATSDNGICYPSIGFNCKLMPLRAGNANGTLEEDDVAAALLYGAANGAAVINMSFGDVVASPLLREVVQIAHQAGVVLVASAGNANNDGIHYPSGFAEVISVGATDSLDFRASFSNLGPSVDVMAPGVNILSTILGGECGEWVYPSGTSYAAPMVAGLAGLILSVNRDLTPDQVLDVIRSSADDIRTPGWDPETSNGRINARRAVEVAAFGADVEARISSPGVDSGVRGIFAVIGTARGTAYDSYELSYGLGENPRTWSPISTSSRVVLDDTLGQIEAPASDSVLVIRLVVHGTNQSQSVDMSHVYVQNGSPVIDSLYVRTVLDGPGYGQQITAWSNQICRASLLMTNSSGDSIREDFGYVNYEHVAVISQSRYQGDWQAVLQLTNLIGESVRSESFDYSSSQSTILPYLFYPNNTTLPHGILGNFVSDYDCDGREEVWLLPVDEFNIVDTLEPYEWNGADFVETENTYGPHIPQCYGDANGNGLMEMGARRFLESRIWEQSEACGVHNNIVFESPDLFPEFLISRYVTVDSTTGRQDILARAKFGSSSRLALFEVDPQFTLTIRDTLPNLTAGSNTMGPPGAAVGDIDRDGKLDIFYGDYDGDVIWCEWTGSELSQVWSYRMPQNDATTWMARGDIDCDGEQELVAGCRSNAGASSESQRLKLGWDYFIFESDGDNSLAVVDSIAILGNENVTLNPASVNIADVNADGCGELLISAFPDLYVFSKDETSGRYLPNWYYFPSKAGALVAYDFNGNGINEFLMSDGSRHLRIENAIAASDAPFPPVLSGNPLNETSVVLTWSVVPGAMHYDLYLTETGNQTLLQTTADTSYVWTEAPLDVEKHFIVVSYDTTFVQPYSAPSNEIALTANTPPITEDTAQVVAPKAIAVDFSEPMGPSAFVQGNWRLGDGSMPAVIAESRGSRQFQLVFDDPFAPGTYDLMLRNLRDAQGTPLPSSEQLVHFVVESSPDREVYIASHTLVDAPVGHILQIEYSEPMQDAAASAASYQTLDPRRGALPSQVALVGFVDDAHKIVEIELDSRYPVGAVGVEVRIEISELTAQSGNPFAASSLLISESAQNIDDAYVYPNPFKGRGAAGGNGVYFAALPTTATIRIFSIDGALLRKIEHNGATGFAEWDLRNDSGDAVSSGVYIYTIESNGDKVAGKIAVAR